ACCGGCGTCATCCTCCACCAGCAGCACCTTCATCGGGCTCTTCTCGCCGGGCATGTCAGGGACTCATCCGCGCCTGGGAGGCGTGCTTCTGCTCGTTGGGCGACAACATCCCGGGTGTGGCCCTCCCCGGACTCGAACCGGGACGCGGGGTCAGCCGCAGCGGATTTTGAGTCCGCCTCGTCTACCAATTTCGACAGAGGGCCCCTTGGGGGTGGGACGGGCAGACGTATACCGCGACTCCGCGCCGGACGCATCCGAAGATTGCGGTCCCCCGCGCTGATCGCTAAACGGGCGCCATGTACAACCTCCTCATCGCCCTGGGTGTGGGCCTCGCCATCACCTTGGGTATCAAGTTCGCCGGCTTCAACATCTGGGCGGCCCTCGTCCCGGGCACCCTCGCCTTCGTGGGCTCCTACATCTGGCTCGGCCGACGCATCGGGCAGAAGCTCCAGGCCATCATGGCCGCCGTGCAGCGCGAGCTCCAGGGCCAGCCCACCAGCCAGAAGGAAGCCCAGGCGCGCATCGAGCGGGCCGTCAAGATGCTCGAGTCCGGTCTCGTCTACGACAAGTGGCAGTTCCTCGTGGGCGCGGAGGTGCACTCCCAGATTGGAATGTTGAAGTACATGTCGAAGGACCTGGAGGGCGCCCAGGGGCACTTCGCCCGCGCGAGCCCGCGCAACTACCTGGCCAAGGCCATGGAGGGCGCCCTCTTCTTCCAGAAGAAGGACAGCGCCGCCATGAAGAAGTCCTTCGAGGCCGCGGTCGTCTCCGGCAAGAAGGAGTCCGTGGTGTGGGCCGTCTACGCCTGGTGCCTCCTGCAGAACAAGGACAAGGACGGCGCTCTCAAGGTGCTCGGGCGGGCGGTCGAGGCCAACCCCTCCGACGAAAAGCTCAAGAGCAGCTTGTCGGCCCTGCAGAACGACAAGAAATTGAAGATGAAGCCCTACGAGCCCATGTGGTGGCAGTTCGGGCTGGAGACCCCTCCTCCTCAGATCATGGGGGGTGGTGGCGGTCGGCGCGTGCAGTTCAATCCCCGACGCTGACCCCTCCCCGCCGGGAATTCCTACCGGGCCTCATTCCCGGTAATGCTGCAACTCTTGCCTATCCCGCCGCCGGGCGGCCCACTCGCTGATCGCAACCCCTCGGAATCACGGTCCGAAATCGGGATGGTCGAGCGGCACGGCCCTTGCTCCTGAGTGGTTCATCCCCGGAGAAGGAAATCCCCGGGGATCAGCAGGCGGCCGGGGGTCTTGGGTGATGGAGGACATGGGCAGGGCGGCGGAGGAAGAGCGGGCAGGCGAGGCCTCCGAGCGGTTCGCTCGGGACTCGCACTCCGGATTCCAGGGCCAGGCGCAGGAAGCGGAGCAGAGCATGCGGCAGCGCGACCGACACGGAGAGAGGCCCCTGATCCTGGTCGTGGAGGATGATGCGGGCACCCGTGACAGCCTGACGGAGTTGCTCTCGGCCCGCTACCACGTCCTGGGCGCCAGTGATGGCCAGTCCGGAGTGGAGCTCGCCCGGGAGCGGCACCCGGATCTCATCCTCCTGGATCGCTTCCTGGAGAGCGGCGAGGACGGTCTGGCCGTGCTCGAGTCGCTCCAGCACGACCGCGCCACCGAGTCCGTGCCCGTCATCTTCCTCACCGGGGACTCGGACGAGGCCACGCTCGAGCGCTGCCTGGAGCTGGGCGCGGTGGACTTCGTGCACAAGCCGGCGAGCGCGCGCGAGCTGATGGCCCGCATCAACCGGGCGCTGCGCCAGAGCGAGCAGCAGCAGCGGCTGCAGGCCATGGCCCAGACGGACGCGCTCACGGGCCTGGCCAACTTCCGCGCGCTGTCCATGCGGCTGGACGAGGAGTTCAAGCGCTCGAGCCGCTACGACTACCCGCTGTCCGTGGTGGTCATCGACTTGGATCACCTCAAGGCCATCAACGACGGCATGGGCCATGAGGTGGGCAACCGCGCCATCCTGGCGCTCGCCAACCTCCTGCGCACCAACCTGCGCGAGGTGGACTTCGCGGCGCGCTTCGGCGGCGACGAGTTCGTGGCGCTCCTGCCCCACCAGACGGCCGCCGAGGCGGCGGTGCTCGCCGAGCGCATCCGCACGGGCCTGCGCACGGTGAAGGTGACGCGCAGCGATGGGCGGCCCGCCCCCTTCGGGTTGAGCGTGAGCGTGGGCATCGCGGATCACTCCCCCGCCCAGCCGCGCGCGTGCACCGACGAGTTGCTGAGGGCCGCGGACGCGGCGCTCTACGAAGCCAAGCGCGAGGGCCGGGATCGCGTGGTGGTGTACGGCGCCTCGGATCTGGCGTCCCCCAAGGCAGCACAACGGCACTGACAGACGATTTCACTACCCCCAGAGGTCGCGATGGACGGTGGAGCAAGGGCTCGGATGAGCGGCAGCAGGCTGGCGAGCGGATCACGGGTGGCCATCGTCGGCGGGGGGATCGCCGGAGCGGGACTCGCCGCTTCGCTGATCTTCAACGGACGGGCCCGTGGGTGCGCGCTCGATGTGCGCGTGTACGAGAGCACGGATCCGGACTCCGTGGCTCCCCCCGCCATCCTCACGCCCGAGTGCCGCTCGCGCCTGGCCGCGCTCGGCGCCCGCGTGCCCCAGGAGTGGCGCGTCCATGAGTTGCGCGGCGTGGAGCTGCTCTCCCATGGCCAGCGCGAGGTGATGCCCGCGTCGGCTGGTGGCCTGTGGGTGGTGGATGCGTGGCCGCAGGGCCAGGGCGGACTGGCGCTGGTGCGCGAGGCGCTCGCGGGCACGGCCACCTCCCAGGGCGCGCGCTTCGTGCCCCGGCGCGTGGAGCGCGTGGAGCACCTGCCCTCGGCGCCGGATGCTCCCGCGGTGGTGCGCAAGAATGGTCCCCTCGTGGTGCGCGCCCAGGGCAGTGGCGAGCGCTTCCACGCGGTGGCCCTCGCCACGGGCGCGGGCGCGTCGCTCGGCGACTCCTTCTTCCCGGGCTTCCAGCCCGCTCCGTCCGTGGCCGCCGTGCAGGCACGCCTGCGCCTGCCCTCGCCCCGCATGGGCCCTCCGCCGCTCGCCCGGCTGTGGATGTCTCCCCTGCCCTCCGTGGATGGGCTCGTGCTCCTGCCGGGCGCCCACTCGGTGTACGCGCTCGCCTATGGCCCCGCGGTGACGCCGGCGGACCTGTGCCAGGCCTTGATGATGGCCGCGCGCGACGGGCTCGTGGAGGAGGGCTTCGAGCTGCTCGCCCTGGAGACCACGCGCCTGCCCTACGGGCCGGGCCGCTCGCTGGTGGCACCCGGACAGCTCGTGGTGGGCGCGGCCGCGTTCGGCCACCCGCTCCAGGTGGGCCTGTCGGACACCCTCGCCTCGTGCAGCCGCGCCGCCGTGGCCCTGCTGGACGCGGGCCTGGAGGCCCCCGCCCTGGAGCGCCGGTACGTGCGCGACGGCCTGGGGGATCTGCTGGATGACGCGGCCGCGGGCGCACGCGCCGTGACGTGGCTGCGCCGCGCGGGACGCCGCGCGCCCCAGGCCTTCCTCACCGCTCGTCACCGCGTCGCCGCGGCGGGCACCGTGGGCTCGGGTGTGCTGGGCCTCCCCGCCCCCTCTCCCCAGGTGCTGCTGTCCGTGGCGCGCTGGGCCGGCATCCGCGAGACGATGTCCTCCTGGGTCCGCACCGCCGTGGAGCCCCTGCCCACGACGATTCCCACGATGGAGCCGGACCTCTACTACATCGTGGACGACGATCCGGATCAACGCGAGGCCATGACGCAGCTGCTCGAGTCCACGGGCGCCCACGTGGTGGCCTTCGCCGACGAGCTGGCCCTGTTCTGCGCGGTGGCCCGGCGGCCTCCCACCGCCATCCTCCTGGACGTGGTGCTGCACTGGGTGGACGGACTGCGGCTGTGCGAGGGGCTCAAGCAACACCCGCTCACGCGTGACACGCGCGTGGTGGTCATGAGCGGAATGAACCGGCCCCACGTGCGCCAGCGCGCGCTCGACGCCGGCGCCGAGGCCTTCCTGCCCAAGCCCGTGGATCCCGAGCGCCTGTTGCGCCAGCTCATGGGCCTGGTGCCTCCCACCTCCTCCGCTCCCACCGAGGCGCCGCTCGACTCGGCCGGGGAGACGGGGCGCTACGCCTCCTGAGGCAGCTCCGCGGCCCTCAGCGCGTCATAGGGCGGCTCCACGAAGAGCGCCCCGGGCTCCTTGCGGAACCACGTGAGCTGCCGCTTGGCGTAGCGGCGCGTCTCCTGGGCCACCAGCTCTCGCGCCCGCTCGAGCGACAGCTGGCCCTCCACCACCGCCTTCGCCTGCGCGTAGCCCACGCTGCGCATGGGCGCCGCCTCGGCATACCCCCGGGCGAGGAGCCCTCGCACCTCCTCCACCAGGCCCCGCTCGAACAGCGCCTCCGTACGCCGATCGATGGCCTCGTACAGCGCCTCGCGCGGCGGTGAGAGCACGTACATCCGGAAGGGATAGCGGCTCGCGGCGAAGGCATGCTCCCGGCGGAACTCGGAGGCGGGCCGGCCCGTCTGGCGGTGGATCTCCAACGCCCGGATGACGC
Above is a window of Cystobacter fuscus DNA encoding:
- a CDS encoding tetratricopeptide repeat protein; its protein translation is MYNLLIALGVGLAITLGIKFAGFNIWAALVPGTLAFVGSYIWLGRRIGQKLQAIMAAVQRELQGQPTSQKEAQARIERAVKMLESGLVYDKWQFLVGAEVHSQIGMLKYMSKDLEGAQGHFARASPRNYLAKAMEGALFFQKKDSAAMKKSFEAAVVSGKKESVVWAVYAWCLLQNKDKDGALKVLGRAVEANPSDEKLKSSLSALQNDKKLKMKPYEPMWWQFGLETPPPQIMGGGGGRRVQFNPRR
- a CDS encoding response regulator; translation: MSGSRLASGSRVAIVGGGIAGAGLAASLIFNGRARGCALDVRVYESTDPDSVAPPAILTPECRSRLAALGARVPQEWRVHELRGVELLSHGQREVMPASAGGLWVVDAWPQGQGGLALVREALAGTATSQGARFVPRRVERVEHLPSAPDAPAVVRKNGPLVVRAQGSGERFHAVALATGAGASLGDSFFPGFQPAPSVAAVQARLRLPSPRMGPPPLARLWMSPLPSVDGLVLLPGAHSVYALAYGPAVTPADLCQALMMAARDGLVEEGFELLALETTRLPYGPGRSLVAPGQLVVGAAAFGHPLQVGLSDTLASCSRAAVALLDAGLEAPALERRYVRDGLGDLLDDAAAGARAVTWLRRAGRRAPQAFLTARHRVAAAGTVGSGVLGLPAPSPQVLLSVARWAGIRETMSSWVRTAVEPLPTTIPTMEPDLYYIVDDDPDQREAMTQLLESTGAHVVAFADELALFCAVARRPPTAILLDVVLHWVDGLRLCEGLKQHPLTRDTRVVVMSGMNRPHVRQRALDAGAEAFLPKPVDPERLLRQLMGLVPPTSSAPTEAPLDSAGETGRYAS
- a CDS encoding diguanylate cyclase, yielding MRQRDRHGERPLILVVEDDAGTRDSLTELLSARYHVLGASDGQSGVELARERHPDLILLDRFLESGEDGLAVLESLQHDRATESVPVIFLTGDSDEATLERCLELGAVDFVHKPASARELMARINRALRQSEQQQRLQAMAQTDALTGLANFRALSMRLDEEFKRSSRYDYPLSVVVIDLDHLKAINDGMGHEVGNRAILALANLLRTNLREVDFAARFGGDEFVALLPHQTAAEAAVLAERIRTGLRTVKVTRSDGRPAPFGLSVSVGIADHSPAQPRACTDELLRAADAALYEAKREGRDRVVVYGASDLASPKAAQRH